In a single window of the ANME-2 cluster archaeon genome:
- a CDS encoding ABC transporter ATP-binding protein, giving the protein MLKIKNLNVQYRISGTSNDSITALDNICLNVNKGECVSIIGESGSGKSTLALASMKLLSSNTTMTGNILLDDIDILSLGDKEMENIRWNKISLVFQNYGDVLNPVHKIIDQIAEPLIKNGISHAVALDKSLEMLKYLKIKPGRHTLFPHQISAGERQRVLIAMALITDPDILVMDEPVASVDALTKLYLIEVIKQQVKAQKAVLLITHDLSFATLCSDRIEVLYSGNIIESLPSGELLDSPQHPYTRALVRSFPLMERTKELAGVRGTPPSQLLKNERQGCIFAPRCTQSIEVCSKKRPIAKPRGLNGNSEYNIVCHRGGIATMISVDNIDKSYKDITVLKDISLTLDEGEIIAIVGETGSGKTTLAYVIAGTIKQDSGEILFREKKIEEIDRKEFSKKVGIIYQSPRDSISHRFTVFEAIAEPLKIHGLFNGGSADKIKNVLKEVQLPFEDYFLQKYPHELSGGELQRVAIARSLILEPDLLIADESTSFLDPSVQAKILKLLLDLQNEHGISMLFITHDIGVARKVSDRIVVLYDGRIVENAPSHHIIENPQHEYTKTLIDAVRGRKNIREM; this is encoded by the coding sequence TTGCTAAAAATTAAGAACCTGAATGTACAATACCGAATATCAGGTACATCTAATGACAGTATTACTGCACTGGACAATATATGCCTGAATGTAAATAAAGGGGAATGTGTTTCCATAATTGGAGAATCCGGATCAGGCAAATCCACACTTGCACTTGCATCTATGAAATTACTTTCATCTAATACCACCATGACCGGAAATATACTGTTAGATGATATTGACATCTTAAGTCTGGGCGATAAGGAGATGGAAAATATAAGGTGGAACAAGATCTCATTAGTATTCCAGAACTATGGTGATGTATTAAATCCGGTCCACAAGATTATCGATCAGATTGCTGAACCTCTGATAAAGAACGGGATATCTCATGCAGTTGCACTGGATAAGTCTTTGGAAATGTTGAAGTATTTGAAAATAAAACCCGGTCGGCATACTCTATTTCCTCATCAGATCAGTGCTGGTGAGAGGCAGCGGGTTCTAATAGCAATGGCACTGATCACTGATCCGGACATCCTTGTAATGGACGAACCGGTTGCATCAGTGGATGCATTAACAAAATTATACCTTATCGAAGTAATAAAACAACAGGTTAAGGCGCAAAAAGCAGTGCTGTTGATCACTCATGATCTTTCTTTTGCAACTCTGTGCTCAGATCGTATCGAAGTACTCTATTCAGGCAATATTATTGAGTCTCTTCCATCCGGGGAACTGCTGGATTCCCCGCAGCACCCGTATACCCGCGCGCTTGTACGATCATTTCCATTGATGGAGCGTACGAAAGAGCTTGCAGGTGTAAGGGGAACACCACCATCTCAATTACTGAAAAATGAACGGCAGGGCTGTATCTTTGCGCCAAGATGTACACAATCTATTGAAGTATGTTCGAAAAAGCGGCCAATAGCAAAGCCAAGAGGTCTCAATGGCAATAGTGAGTATAATATTGTATGCCACCGCGGAGGTATAGCAACTATGATATCTGTGGACAACATAGACAAATCATATAAAGATATTACAGTTCTTAAAGATATTTCCCTTACACTTGATGAGGGAGAGATAATTGCAATCGTGGGAGAAACTGGTTCAGGAAAAACCACACTTGCATATGTTATCGCAGGTACGATCAAACAGGATAGCGGAGAGATCTTATTTAGAGAAAAGAAGATTGAAGAAATAGATAGAAAAGAATTTTCAAAGAAAGTTGGAATAATTTACCAATCTCCGAGGGATTCAATCAGCCATAGATTCACGGTATTTGAAGCGATCGCAGAACCTTTAAAAATACATGGATTATTTAATGGTGGATCTGCAGATAAGATTAAAAATGTGTTAAAAGAAGTGCAATTACCGTTTGAAGATTATTTTTTACAAAAATATCCACATGAATTGAGTGGAGGGGAACTGCAGCGTGTAGCTATAGCAAGGTCATTGATCCTGGAACCTGATCTGCTCATTGCAGATGAATCCACTTCTTTCCTTGATCCAAGTGTTCAGGCAAAAATATTGAAATTATTGCTGGATCTGCAGAATGAGCACGGCATTTCCATGTTATTTATAACTCATGATATAGGAGTTGCACGCAAGGTGAGTGATCGGATTGTGGTATTATATGATGGCAGGATTGTGGAAAATGCGCCGTCACATCATATAATTGAGAATCCTCAGCATGAGTATACGAAAACTTTGATCGATGCAGTACGTGGTAGAAAGAATATCCGGGAGATGTAA
- a CDS encoding ABC transporter permease has product MHNRFSEQFKQNKIGMTGLIIYLFISILAIFAPFIAPYDPWDYSFECLQPPSIDHLLGTNDIGYDIFSELLWSLRTSIFFGLSVGAIASTIGLIIGISAAMISGLYDVIVMRIADALFAIPTIMVLILMAAYFKPSTTILIIALSLIIWQTTARGARAQTLSLKSKLHIKTARNMGGSTFYIMYRHIIPELFPLYAMGFVTKVRMAVFMEAGLSFLGIFDPTSKSLGIMMSYAMRYLYLDVWYNWLLPAVLSLSILIISLALISYAIEEILDPRLRRDNIAKN; this is encoded by the coding sequence ATGCATAATAGGTTTTCAGAGCAATTCAAACAGAATAAGATCGGCATGACCGGGCTTATCATCTATTTATTCATTTCAATATTAGCGATCTTTGCCCCGTTTATTGCACCTTATGACCCATGGGATTATTCTTTTGAATGTTTACAACCCCCATCAATAGATCATCTGCTCGGAACTAATGATATTGGTTATGATATATTCAGTGAACTGTTGTGGTCACTGCGAACATCAATTTTCTTTGGTTTGTCAGTTGGAGCTATTGCAAGTACTATCGGACTTATAATTGGGATTTCTGCTGCCATGATCAGTGGACTGTATGATGTCATAGTTATGAGAATTGCAGATGCACTGTTTGCAATCCCTACGATCATGGTGTTAATACTAATGGCAGCATATTTCAAGCCATCCACTACTATATTAATTATCGCACTCTCGCTTATTATCTGGCAGACCACAGCAAGAGGAGCCCGGGCTCAGACCCTCTCACTCAAATCAAAACTCCATATAAAAACTGCCAGGAATATGGGTGGATCTACTTTTTATATCATGTACAGACATATCATACCAGAACTTTTTCCACTGTATGCAATGGGTTTTGTTACAAAGGTACGGATGGCTGTATTCATGGAAGCCGGGCTTTCATTTCTTGGAATATTCGATCCTACTTCGAAAAGTCTTGGGATCATGATGAGCTATGCAATGCGTTATCTTTATCTGGATGTCTGGTATAACTGGCTGCTTCCTGCTGTTCTCTCACTCTCAATACTGATCATTTCACTTGCACTGATATCGTATGCAATAGAGGAAATATTAGATCCAAGGCTCAGGAGGGATAATATTGCTAAAAATTAA
- a CDS encoding 4Fe-4S binding protein, which yields MKQFTIISGKGGTGKTTITAAFASLAENAVLADCDVDAPDLHLILKPEIKETVEFSGLKIASKDEEKCTECGKCREYCRFDAIDEDLKLIDERCEGCGVCEYVCPADAIHLVDRKSGFAYLSETRFGPMSHAELNTAEEATGKLISLVRNNARILADKYNKDLIIIDGPPGIGCPVIAAISGVDLVLIVTEPTLSGIHDMERILGVAGHFNIPAVVCINKFDINPGNTKVIEKYCAENGLDVVGQIPYDETPTMAMINEMTVIEFSESEFSNNIKKIWENIKGKLK from the coding sequence ATGAAACAGTTCACCATTATAAGTGGAAAGGGTGGTACCGGAAAAACCACAATCACTGCAGCTTTTGCCTCCCTGGCTGAAAATGCCGTACTGGCTGACTGTGACGTGGACGCTCCGGATCTGCATCTCATCCTCAAACCTGAGATTAAAGAGACAGTTGAATTTTCAGGATTAAAAATCGCTTCAAAAGATGAGGAAAAATGTACAGAATGCGGAAAATGCAGGGAATATTGCAGGTTTGATGCTATTGATGAAGATCTAAAATTAATTGACGAGAGATGCGAGGGATGCGGTGTCTGTGAATATGTGTGTCCTGCCGATGCAATACACCTGGTTGACAGAAAATCCGGTTTTGCTTATCTTTCTGAAACCCGGTTCGGACCTATGTCGCATGCAGAGCTTAATACTGCTGAGGAAGCCACTGGAAAATTGATTTCCCTTGTCAGGAATAATGCCCGGATACTGGCTGACAAATATAACAAGGATCTAATTATCATAGACGGCCCTCCCGGCATCGGCTGCCCTGTTATTGCTGCTATTTCAGGTGTTGACCTTGTATTGATCGTAACAGAGCCTACATTATCAGGTATTCATGACATGGAAAGAATACTGGGAGTGGCCGGGCATTTCAATATACCGGCAGTGGTTTGCATAAATAAATTCGATATTAATCCCGGTAATACAAAGGTCATCGAAAAATACTGCGCCGAAAATGGACTTGATGTTGTGGGCCAGATACCATATGATGAAACACCGACTATGGCCATGATCAATGAGATGACTGTAATTGAGTTCTCTGAGAGTGAGTTTTCTAATAATATTAAAAAAATCTGGGAAAATATCAAGGGAAAACTGAAATGA
- a CDS encoding iron-sulfur cluster assembly scaffold protein, which produces MIEKIQNEVYEQERMVFSERVIKEYNNPKNIGKIVQPDAFARLTGWCGDTMEIYLNIDHDIIEDISFMTDGCGATIACVSMLTSMVKGRSVEEAEAITDDDLVTALQGLPEENLHCAHLAIITLEKALQML; this is translated from the coding sequence ATGATCGAAAAAATTCAAAATGAGGTATATGAGCAGGAGCGGATGGTTTTCTCAGAAAGGGTTATTAAGGAATATAATAATCCGAAAAATATCGGCAAAATTGTACAACCAGATGCTTTTGCAAGATTAACTGGCTGGTGTGGGGATACCATGGAGATATATCTGAACATTGACCATGATATAATTGAAGATATATCATTTATGACAGATGGATGTGGAGCAACGATCGCTTGCGTGAGCATGCTTACATCTATGGTCAAAGGAAGATCTGTTGAAGAGGCAGAGGCAATCACAGATGATGACCTGGTTACTGCTCTCCAAGGTCTACCTGAAGAAAACCTGCATTGTGCACATCTTGCTATTATTACACTGGAAAAAGCGCTGCAAATGTTATGA
- a CDS encoding DUF1847 domain-containing protein produces the protein MQCALCEQKKCSGGKDCSTIKADVEYTGRDLESMKISAQIESRYYMEKTRLEELILYAGGMGYEKLGIAFCIGLEKEAKVIHEILAQDFNVFSVCCKVCGIDKDSYGLEKLHNGGFEAVCNPVGQALVLNNEKTDLNIILGLCIGHDILFTSHSQAPVTTLAVKDRVLAHNPPGAIYSNYYLKHRFNAKD, from the coding sequence ATGCAATGTGCGTTATGTGAACAGAAAAAATGTAGCGGGGGAAAGGATTGTTCGACAATTAAGGCAGATGTTGAATATACTGGCAGGGACCTCGAATCAATGAAGATCTCGGCACAGATAGAATCCAGGTACTATATGGAAAAAACGAGGCTGGAAGAACTCATTCTGTATGCCGGGGGAATGGGGTATGAAAAACTGGGCATTGCATTTTGCATAGGTCTGGAAAAAGAGGCAAAGGTCATACATGAGATCTTAGCACAGGATTTCAATGTATTCTCTGTCTGCTGTAAGGTATGTGGAATTGATAAGGACAGTTATGGTCTGGAGAAACTGCATAATGGTGGTTTTGAAGCTGTGTGCAATCCTGTGGGTCAGGCACTGGTATTAAATAACGAGAAGACTGACCTGAATATCATTCTTGGATTGTGCATTGGCCATGATATTCTCTTTACCAGTCACTCGCAGGCACCTGTAACCACACTGGCAGTAAAGGATAGGGTACTGGCACATAATCCCCCCGGTGCGATATATTCCAATTATTATCTTAAACACAGGTTCAATGCCAAAGATTAG